In Luteitalea sp. TBR-22, one genomic interval encodes:
- a CDS encoding sigma 54-interacting transcriptional regulator, producing the protein MPWPSHGAPDAASADALFRLATDIASHESLEPLLDAVAARLAEITPFDAVGVLLHDPVRQVLSLRMVMAEHRAVPEPLREYLGTITEVPVDYGPAGWVWLEQAPRVDRLAAGETHLHPTFTALARSGFRTVHWLPLSTPRARLGTLAIARYDADDGDGDVGALASQAASLIALAIEHALHVQSLARLQGELQAQRDQAHQVLAELSERVKELRVVHQASRLLDRADLATRALLEALVALLPAAFQVPHLATCRIRVGQETVQAADWTETPWMITTDFGGAEVGGSLAVAYRSVPPTLGEAAIFLPEERHLLQTVADMVASTLARRRAQDQAERYHRDLVVKRDRLQLMLDLHNALVGDSDGSPLAALERLRRDLPHDFASVVVAGGAAGEALTEIVRTHHDARGLLEPQGAPIPAAAPPARAIVTRQAQTSTVIGQADPWSAALRGVGIDGVCSVPLIGPRGVVGALTLGRRNDRPFTEDEAALLGEVAGQLAIGVANRLAYQEISSLKDRLAEEKQYLEDEVAKRLDVSRIVGTSEAMRRLLDQVRTVAPTDATVLLLGETGTGKELLARALHDLSRRRDRTFVRVNSASLPQGLVESELFGHEKGAFTGAVAAKVGRLEIAHRGSLFLDEVGDLPLDVQPKLLRALQEREFERVGGTRTIAVDVRLIAATHRPLSDMVATGEFRSDLFYRLNVFPLVVPPLRERRDDIPLLVEHFLRTFGREMRRGVLRVPAASMDVLRAWHWPGNIRELQNVIERAVILSPGPDLVLPADVLREVAAPVPTGDQAAAAVPGSRSLASQERDAILSALRDAGGRIGGPHGAAARLGLRRTTLHSRMQKLGIRRPTF; encoded by the coding sequence GTGCCATGGCCCTCCCACGGTGCGCCTGACGCCGCGAGCGCGGATGCGCTGTTCCGCCTGGCCACCGACATCGCCTCCCACGAGTCGCTCGAGCCGCTGCTCGATGCGGTGGCCGCCCGCCTGGCCGAGATCACCCCGTTCGATGCCGTGGGCGTGCTGCTGCACGATCCGGTGCGCCAGGTCCTGTCGCTGCGCATGGTGATGGCCGAGCACCGCGCCGTTCCCGAGCCGCTGCGCGAGTATCTCGGCACCATCACCGAAGTCCCGGTCGACTACGGCCCGGCCGGCTGGGTGTGGCTCGAGCAGGCGCCGCGGGTCGACCGGCTGGCGGCGGGGGAAACCCACCTCCATCCCACCTTCACCGCGCTTGCCCGCTCCGGCTTCCGGACCGTCCACTGGTTGCCGCTGTCGACGCCGCGCGCCCGTCTCGGCACCCTGGCCATCGCCCGGTACGACGCCGACGACGGCGACGGCGACGTGGGGGCCCTCGCGTCGCAGGCGGCCAGCCTGATCGCGCTGGCCATCGAGCACGCACTGCACGTCCAGTCGCTGGCGCGCCTGCAGGGAGAACTGCAGGCGCAGCGCGACCAGGCCCACCAGGTGCTCGCCGAACTGTCGGAGCGGGTGAAGGAACTGCGGGTGGTGCATCAGGCGTCGCGGTTGCTGGACCGGGCCGACCTGGCCACGCGGGCGCTGCTGGAGGCACTCGTGGCCTTGTTGCCCGCGGCCTTCCAGGTGCCGCACCTGGCGACCTGCCGCATTCGCGTCGGGCAGGAGACGGTGCAGGCGGCCGACTGGACCGAGACGCCGTGGATGATCACCACCGACTTCGGGGGCGCCGAGGTCGGCGGCAGCCTGGCCGTCGCGTATCGCTCCGTACCGCCGACGCTCGGCGAGGCGGCGATCTTCCTGCCGGAGGAGCGCCACCTGCTGCAGACGGTGGCCGACATGGTGGCGTCGACGCTGGCGCGTCGGCGCGCCCAGGACCAGGCCGAGCGCTATCACCGCGACCTGGTCGTCAAGCGCGATCGGCTGCAGCTGATGCTCGACCTGCACAACGCGCTGGTCGGCGACAGCGACGGCAGTCCGCTGGCGGCGCTCGAGCGGCTCCGGCGCGACCTGCCGCACGACTTCGCGTCGGTGGTCGTGGCCGGCGGGGCCGCAGGGGAGGCGTTGACCGAGATCGTCCGCACGCACCACGACGCCCGCGGCCTGCTCGAGCCGCAGGGCGCGCCGATCCCGGCCGCCGCGCCCCCCGCCCGCGCCATCGTGACCAGGCAGGCGCAGACGTCGACCGTGATCGGTCAGGCTGATCCCTGGTCGGCGGCGCTGCGGGGCGTCGGCATCGACGGCGTGTGCAGTGTTCCCCTCATCGGGCCCCGCGGGGTCGTCGGCGCGCTGACGCTCGGCCGCCGGAACGACCGGCCGTTCACCGAGGACGAGGCCGCGCTGCTCGGCGAGGTCGCCGGGCAACTCGCCATCGGGGTGGCCAACCGCCTCGCCTACCAGGAGATCTCGAGCCTCAAGGACCGACTGGCCGAGGAGAAGCAGTACCTCGAGGACGAAGTGGCCAAGCGCCTCGACGTCTCTCGGATCGTCGGGACCAGCGAGGCCATGCGCCGGCTCCTCGACCAGGTCCGTACGGTGGCGCCGACCGATGCCACGGTGCTGCTGCTCGGCGAGACGGGCACCGGCAAGGAACTGCTGGCGCGTGCCCTGCACGACCTGAGTCGCCGGCGGGACCGCACGTTCGTGCGCGTCAACTCCGCATCGCTGCCGCAGGGGCTGGTGGAGAGCGAACTGTTCGGCCACGAGAAGGGCGCCTTCACCGGCGCCGTGGCGGCCAAGGTCGGGCGCCTGGAGATCGCGCACCGCGGCTCGCTGTTCCTCGACGAGGTGGGCGACCTGCCGCTCGACGTGCAACCGAAGCTGCTGCGGGCCTTGCAGGAGCGCGAGTTCGAGCGGGTCGGCGGCACCCGGACGATCGCCGTCGACGTGCGGTTGATCGCCGCGACGCACCGGCCCCTGTCCGACATGGTGGCGACCGGCGAGTTCCGCAGCGACCTGTTCTATCGCCTCAACGTCTTCCCGCTGGTCGTCCCGCCGCTGCGGGAACGACGCGACGACATCCCGCTGCTGGTGGAGCACTTCCTGCGGACGTTCGGCCGCGAGATGCGCCGCGGCGTGCTGCGCGTGCCCGCCGCGTCGATGGACGTGCTGCGCGCGTGGCACTGGCCTGGCAACATCCGGGAACTGCAGAACGTCATCGAGCGCGCCGTGATCCTCTCGCCCGGGCCCGACCTCGTGCTGCCGGCCGACGTGCTGCGCGAGGTGGCGGCACCGGTCCCGACCGGTGACCAGGCCGCCGCTGCCGTGCCCGGGTCGCGGTCGCTCGCGTCGCAGGAGCGGGACGCGATCCTGAGCGCGCTGCGCGATGCCGGTGGGCGCATCGGCGGGCCGCACGGCGCGGCGGCGCGCCTCGGGCTCCGGCGCACCACGCTCCACTCGCGCATGCAGAAGCTCGGCATCAGGCGTCCGACGTTCTGA
- a CDS encoding cation-transporting P-type ATPase, translating to MSAHQSPIDELLGSLGTTPTGLSSREATRRQREFGVNHLERAPRAPLALQFAAQFTHVFALVLWLAAALAVTAHVMAPGQQMDRLAWAIVAVILVNGLFAFWQVYHAEEAFQALQRLLPHEVTVWRDGRAARLPAESLVPGDVVQVEAGDSIAADCRLLEAHGLRIDTSTLTGESHPVPRDAAPDDEPVLVRSRNALLAGTSVVSGRGRAVVLATGMHTEFGRVARLTQGVAVVASPLQREISRLSRVITVLALAAGAGVFMLGEALGLSRWGNLVFAVGIIVANVPEGLLPTLTLALAMASRRMARRNVLVRRLTAVEALGGTTVICTDKTGTLTENRMALRVIAAAGGQYEEGAWRRTAEPAVLSVLQGARRCHGLVGDAAGRWCGDPMEVALVEAAVAAGAADAEKIDEVPFDALRLRLVTVHRNGAGLVVHVKGALETVLPLCSLIPEGSQARAITPADRTAAEQTQAALAERGLRVLAMAHREVAALPADAAPDQQLTLDGLVGLEDPPRPEVPTAIARCHAAGIRVVMITGDHPVTALAIGREIGLYVEAPRVLTGHDVAQLTDVQLWAALEAPDVLFARMAPEQKLRVVQTLQRHGAVVAATGDGVNDAPALRAADIGIAMGDTGSDVAREASDMVLLDDNFASIVAAVEEGRAVYDNIRKFLTYILTSNVPEAVPYLAYALLGWPLALTVPQILAVDLGTDLVPALGLGTEPAEPDVMSRPPRAPTSRLITGALLVRAYLFLGVFEAAAAMTAFLIVRPRSGHVAATTACLAAIVVMQVANVLACRHRALAAGAWWQHLNPLLVAGIALELLLMVGIAYTGPGQAIFGTAPIDGLAWLVPVPFALALLVADRAVKRLGREVRQGSWRQWGTGRPEDAGTR from the coding sequence ATGTCCGCGCACCAGTCGCCCATCGACGAGTTGCTGGGGAGTCTCGGCACCACGCCCACCGGGTTGTCGTCGCGCGAGGCGACGCGCCGGCAGCGGGAGTTCGGCGTCAACCACCTCGAACGCGCCCCGCGCGCGCCCCTGGCGCTGCAGTTCGCCGCGCAGTTCACGCACGTCTTCGCGCTCGTCCTGTGGCTGGCCGCCGCCCTCGCCGTGACGGCGCACGTGATGGCGCCCGGGCAGCAGATGGACCGGCTGGCCTGGGCCATCGTCGCCGTGATCCTCGTCAACGGGCTGTTCGCGTTCTGGCAGGTCTACCACGCCGAGGAGGCGTTCCAGGCGCTGCAGCGCCTCCTGCCGCACGAGGTGACGGTGTGGCGCGATGGACGCGCCGCGCGCCTGCCCGCCGAATCGCTCGTCCCGGGCGACGTGGTGCAGGTCGAGGCCGGCGACAGCATCGCCGCCGACTGCCGGCTGCTCGAGGCACACGGCCTCCGCATCGACACCAGCACCCTGACGGGCGAGTCGCATCCGGTTCCCAGGGACGCCGCGCCCGACGACGAGCCGGTGCTGGTGCGCTCGCGTAATGCGCTGCTGGCCGGCACCTCGGTGGTGTCCGGGCGTGGGCGGGCGGTGGTGCTGGCCACCGGCATGCACACGGAGTTCGGGCGGGTGGCGCGCCTGACGCAAGGCGTCGCCGTCGTCGCCTCGCCACTCCAGCGTGAGATCTCCCGTCTCAGCCGCGTGATCACCGTCCTCGCCCTGGCCGCCGGCGCCGGCGTGTTCATGCTCGGGGAAGCCCTCGGCCTGTCGCGATGGGGCAACCTCGTCTTCGCCGTCGGCATCATCGTCGCCAACGTCCCGGAAGGGCTGCTGCCGACCCTCACGCTCGCGCTGGCGATGGCCTCGCGGCGCATGGCGCGCCGCAACGTGCTCGTGCGACGGCTCACCGCCGTGGAGGCACTCGGGGGCACGACCGTCATCTGCACGGACAAGACCGGCACGCTGACGGAGAACCGGATGGCGCTCCGCGTCATCGCCGCGGCGGGCGGGCAGTACGAGGAGGGCGCCTGGCGGCGCACCGCCGAACCTGCCGTGTTGTCGGTGCTGCAGGGCGCGCGCCGCTGCCACGGACTGGTCGGCGATGCCGCCGGGCGGTGGTGCGGCGATCCGATGGAAGTCGCGCTTGTCGAGGCTGCCGTGGCGGCAGGGGCCGCGGACGCCGAGAAGATCGACGAGGTCCCGTTCGATGCGCTACGCCTGCGCCTGGTCACCGTGCACCGCAACGGTGCGGGGCTGGTGGTCCACGTGAAGGGCGCGCTGGAGACGGTGCTCCCGCTCTGCTCCCTGATCCCGGAGGGGAGCCAGGCTCGCGCGATCACCCCGGCCGACCGCACGGCCGCCGAGCAGACGCAGGCAGCCCTCGCGGAGCGGGGACTGCGCGTGCTGGCGATGGCCCATCGCGAGGTGGCAGCGCTGCCGGCCGACGCCGCGCCCGATCAGCAGCTCACCCTCGACGGCCTGGTCGGGCTCGAGGATCCGCCACGGCCCGAGGTGCCGACGGCGATTGCCCGCTGCCACGCCGCCGGCATCCGCGTCGTGATGATCACCGGCGACCACCCCGTGACGGCGCTGGCCATCGGGCGAGAGATCGGTCTGTACGTCGAGGCCCCTCGCGTGCTCACCGGACACGACGTGGCGCAGTTGACCGACGTGCAGCTGTGGGCCGCCCTCGAGGCGCCCGACGTGCTCTTCGCACGGATGGCGCCCGAGCAGAAGCTGCGGGTGGTGCAGACCCTGCAGCGGCACGGCGCCGTCGTGGCGGCCACCGGCGACGGCGTGAACGACGCGCCGGCGCTCCGCGCTGCCGACATCGGCATCGCCATGGGCGACACGGGCAGCGACGTGGCGCGGGAGGCGTCGGACATGGTGCTGCTCGACGACAACTTCGCCAGCATCGTTGCGGCCGTGGAGGAAGGGCGCGCCGTGTACGACAACATCCGCAAGTTCCTCACCTACATCCTCACGTCGAACGTGCCCGAGGCGGTGCCCTATCTCGCCTACGCCCTGCTCGGCTGGCCGCTCGCCCTCACCGTGCCGCAGATCCTGGCCGTGGACCTCGGCACCGACCTCGTGCCGGCGCTGGGCCTCGGCACCGAACCGGCCGAGCCCGACGTCATGAGTCGTCCGCCCCGGGCCCCGACGTCACGCCTCATCACCGGTGCGCTGCTGGTGCGGGCGTACCTCTTCCTCGGCGTGTTCGAGGCTGCCGCAGCGATGACCGCGTTCCTGATCGTCCGTCCCCGTTCCGGCCATGTCGCGGCCACCACGGCCTGCCTGGCGGCCATCGTGGTGATGCAGGTGGCCAACGTCCTGGCCTGCCGACATCGGGCGCTCGCGGCCGGGGCGTGGTGGCAGCATCTCAACCCGCTGCTCGTGGCGGGCATCGCGCTCGAGCTCCTGCTGATGGTGGGCATCGCCTACACCGGGCCGGGGCAGGCCATCTTCGGCACGGCGCCCATCGACGGCCTCGCCTGGCTGGTGCCGGTGCCGTTCGCGCTGGCGCTCCTGGTGGCGGATCGGGCCGTCAAGCGCCTGGGACGAGAGGTGCGTCAAGGCTCGTGGCGTCAGTGGGGCACCGGTCGCCCCGAGGACGCCGGGACGCGATAG
- a CDS encoding phosphoribosyltransferase, with translation MHFLNRSEAAHLLATRLFPYRGQHPLVLGVPRGAVPMARVLADALDGDLDVVLVRKLRAPGQPELAIGAVDEHGTVLCDSGLVRAGEAHVREEIRRQTEVLRQKRELYSGVRGPIDRAGRIVIIVDDGIATGSSMVAAVRAVRARAPRQVIVAVAVAPPSALLRVRAEADEVVCLHPARDLMAVGQFFDDFSEVTDAMVLDALARPLVHTDPTRRVATQRAGA, from the coding sequence ATGCATTTCCTGAACCGCTCCGAAGCTGCCCACCTGCTGGCCACTCGCCTGTTCCCGTACCGCGGGCAGCATCCGCTCGTCCTGGGTGTGCCGCGCGGCGCCGTACCGATGGCCCGCGTCCTCGCCGACGCGCTCGACGGCGACCTCGACGTGGTGCTGGTGCGCAAGCTGCGCGCCCCTGGCCAGCCCGAACTGGCCATCGGGGCCGTCGACGAGCACGGCACCGTGCTGTGCGACAGCGGGCTCGTACGGGCGGGCGAGGCGCACGTGCGCGAGGAGATCCGCAGGCAGACCGAGGTCCTGCGGCAGAAGCGGGAGCTCTATTCGGGCGTACGCGGCCCCATCGATCGCGCTGGCCGCATCGTGATCATCGTCGACGACGGCATCGCCACCGGGTCGTCGATGGTGGCCGCCGTCCGCGCGGTGCGGGCGCGCGCGCCGCGACAGGTGATCGTGGCCGTCGCCGTGGCGCCGCCGTCGGCCCTCCTGCGGGTGCGTGCCGAGGCCGACGAGGTCGTCTGCCTGCACCCGGCGCGCGACCTGATGGCCGTGGGGCAGTTCTTCGACGACTTCTCGGAGGTGACCGACGCCATGGTGCTGGACGCGCTGGCGCGGCCCCTCGTGCACACCGACCCGACGCGACGCGTCGCCACACAAAGAGCAGGGGCCTGA
- a CDS encoding TerB family tellurite resistance protein, which produces MTLIDKVLQQHSTAATPLTLREAGATLLVAAVAADGALAPTEKVRLDGLLASMRLFRDVTPEHLQALLSAAVDLVGREPIEDVLTACAAVVPEPLRPALFALAVELVLVDGRIADGEKRLIDQLQRALAVDEAWAAACIDVLVIRSRA; this is translated from the coding sequence ATGACGCTCATCGACAAGGTGTTACAGCAGCACTCGACAGCCGCAACGCCCCTCACCTTGCGTGAGGCCGGCGCAACGCTCCTGGTCGCGGCCGTCGCCGCCGACGGGGCACTGGCGCCCACCGAGAAGGTCCGGCTCGACGGCCTGCTGGCCAGCATGCGGCTGTTCCGTGACGTCACGCCCGAGCACCTGCAGGCGTTGCTGTCTGCCGCAGTGGATCTGGTGGGACGCGAGCCGATCGAGGACGTCCTCACGGCCTGTGCGGCGGTCGTGCCCGAGCCATTGCGCCCCGCGCTGTTCGCGCTGGCCGTCGAACTGGTCCTGGTCGACGGTCGCATCGCCGACGGCGAGAAGCGGCTGATCGACCAGCTCCAGCGGGCGCTCGCCGTGGACGAGGCGTGGGCGGCGGCGTGCATCGACGTGCTGGTGATACGGAGTCGGGCGTAG
- a CDS encoding response regulator transcription factor — translation MRPPFGTPFPPTRTRRCRVALIDDHPMLRRGLREVIGDWAEFDVCGEAGSLAGALALVEAERPDVVVFDLRLPDDKEMAGVRLMLARHPTARILVFSAHEERFHAMRALDDGACGYLMKGAPPEEIRRALRSVAVGERHVSARLAEQLLCGHEGRLRVAGGSELPPAHRLSLRQREVLHLLGQGLPVDQVAGRLGLSVKTVETHCANMKARLGLQTARDLLCYAASASALG, via the coding sequence ATGCGCCCGCCATTCGGCACCCCGTTTCCCCCCACTCGCACGCGTCGTTGCCGCGTCGCGTTGATCGACGACCATCCGATGCTCAGGCGCGGCCTGCGCGAGGTGATCGGCGACTGGGCGGAGTTCGACGTCTGCGGTGAAGCCGGCAGCCTGGCGGGAGCGCTGGCGCTCGTCGAGGCCGAGCGACCCGACGTCGTCGTCTTCGACCTGCGGTTGCCTGACGACAAAGAGATGGCGGGCGTGCGCCTGATGCTCGCGCGCCATCCGACGGCGCGCATCCTGGTGTTCTCGGCGCACGAGGAACGGTTCCACGCCATGCGGGCGCTCGACGATGGGGCGTGCGGGTACCTGATGAAGGGCGCGCCCCCCGAGGAGATACGTCGGGCGCTCCGGAGCGTTGCCGTCGGCGAGCGGCATGTGAGTGCCCGGCTCGCCGAGCAGTTGCTCTGCGGACACGAGGGACGGCTGCGGGTCGCGGGCGGAAGCGAGTTGCCGCCTGCGCATCGACTGAGCCTGCGCCAGCGGGAGGTGCTCCACCTGCTGGGGCAGGGGCTCCCCGTGGACCAGGTGGCGGGGCGACTCGGCCTGTCGGTCAAGACCGTGGAGACGCACTGCGCGAACATGAAGGCACGCCTCGGGTTGCAGACGGCCCGCGACCTGTTGTGTTACGCCGCCTCCGCGTCGGCCCTCGGCTGA